In Scleropages formosus chromosome 10, fSclFor1.1, whole genome shotgun sequence, a single genomic region encodes these proteins:
- the LOC108937121 gene encoding olfactory receptor 2AT4-like, with protein MSVENQTSATDFFIVGFPGLQQNYYGLVGTVFFLVYFFTLVGNAAFLVLFTTDRNLHKPMYVLTLNLAVSDVLFSTTTLPKIIAKYWFQAGTISFTGCFVQMACVHYFATVSSFILLIMALDRYIAICYPLRYPKIITSDIILILSITSWVLSIASPIIAVIRAYPQSYCTSHTIIQCFCDLISVTALACVNQTSQSFSVLVYAMVVLMVPFVFILLTYCRIIAAVLQIANTNERLKSLSTCSPQLVIVALYFLPRCFVYLAHNVGIKFSTDVRIAIIVLYSLLPPMVNPLIYCLRTKEVKQSLIKAFRRQHVRIQKMNIVLTLSK; from the coding sequence ATGTCTGTGGAAAACCAAACTTCTGCAACAGATTTTTTCATTGTGGGATTTCCTGGACTTCAACAGAACTACTATGGACTTGTAGGCACTGTCTTTTTCTTGGTCTATTTCTTCACTTTAGTGGGAAATGCAGCATTTCTGGTACTGTTTACAACAGATCGGAATCTCCACAAACCCATGTATGTTCTCACCTTAAACCTTGCTGTGTCCGATGTGCTGTTCAGTACCACCACTTTGCCAAAGATCATAGCCAAATACTGGTTTCAGGCAGGAACCATTTCATTCACTGGCTGCTTTGTACAGATGGCCTGTGTGCACTATTTTGCAACAGTGAGCAGCttcatattattaataatggctTTAGACAGATATATAGCGATTTGTTACCCATTGAGATATCCAAAAATCATTACCAGTGATATAATTTTAATTCTTAGTATCACTTCATGGGTGCTTTCAATTGCAAGCCCAATAATAGCAGTAATTAGGGCATATCCCCAGTCTTACTGTACTTCTCACACAATCATTCAGTGTTTCTGTGATCTCATTTCGGTCACAGCTTTGGCATGTGTTAATCAGACTTCTCAGTCTTTCTCAGTTTTGGTTTACGCTATGGTTGTACTAATGGTcccatttgtctttattttattaacatacTGCCGCATCATTGCGGCAGTGCTTCAAATTGCTAACACCAATGAGCGTCTGAAAAGCCTTTCAACCTGCAGCCCTCAGCTAGTCATAGTAGCCCTCTACTTCCTCCCACGGTGTTTTGTGTACCTGGCTCATAATGTGGGTATTAAATTCAGTACAGATGTGCGTATTGCCATCATCGTGTTATACAGTCTGCTCCCCCCTATGGTGAACCCACTCATTTACTGCTTAAGGACTAAAGAAGTGAAACAGAGTTTGATCAAAGCATTCAGAAGACAACATGTTCGCATTCAGAAAATGAATATTGTTCTTACtctttctaaataa